The following are encoded together in the Ktedonobacterales bacterium genome:
- a CDS encoding AAA family ATPase: MSRLALFLLGAPRIERDNLPISVDTRKAIALIAYLAVTHERQSRDRLAALLWPDYDQTHARAALRRTLSTLNKALAGEWLNLEREQLNLHPGPDLWLDVEVFSHYLAACRTHGHPSSKVCPACIGPLAEAVSLYRDDFLAGFSLRDSPDFDDWQFFQAESLRRDLAGALERLVYGYSALGQFDAAITTGRRWLALDRLHEPAHRYLMQLYTWAGQRAAALHQYRECVQVLEQELGVAPLEATTQLYQAIKENHAPPPPEQWQTSSAAPEDNAASARNPKPATATGLSVSSPPNNTYSASGYPLVGRAAEWSTLTRSYAASSACGQLIVIEGEAGIGKTRLAEEFLASVQNKGAAVSAARCYEGETHLAYGPIGAGLRAAIVQQGRLQRLEGLSPLWLSEAARLLPELGSLRPDTPPAPPLDSPGAQSRFFEGLKHVIQALCSDAQPGLLFLDDAHWADSASLDLLTYLTRRLYENRFSLIFTWRSELVPPGHRLQHLLSEAQRSGNATILSLARLSQPTVGELVRSATAGDAALVDRLYQETEGLPFFLVEYLAALANGVLTAESENWSLPGGVRDLLRSRLVAVSETGWQLLTAAAAIGRSFDFDTLREASGRSEEETVTALEELLTRRLVREVQGGAGEQALIYDFSHEKLRELVYEETSLARRRLLHRRIAEALVSRTRGVRESSALTGQIARHYRLAGTESAAAEYFRLAGERARNLYANTESLEHFQTALALGYPEPAALHVSIGDLHTLLGEYSAALRSYETAAALAEPGALAGIEHKLGAVYERRGDWELAESHFEAALAALGETGATETRSSVYADWSRTAHHRGETSRALELARQALDLAEVAQERRALAQAHNILGILTSSQGDLIQAQRHLEESLALAEQLNDQSARVAALNNLALVCRTSGAIDRAIELTKTALALCAAQGDRHREAALHNNLADLLHSSGRTEDAMPHLKQAVSLYAEIDLEAGALQPEIWKLTEW, translated from the coding sequence ATGTCCCGCCTGGCGCTATTTTTGCTTGGCGCTCCGCGCATCGAGCGCGATAACCTGCCCATCAGCGTTGATACACGCAAGGCCATTGCGCTGATCGCCTATCTGGCTGTCACCCACGAACGGCAGAGCCGTGACAGGCTGGCGGCTTTGCTCTGGCCGGATTATGACCAGACCCACGCGCGCGCGGCCCTCCGCCGCACACTCTCGACGCTCAACAAAGCCCTCGCCGGAGAGTGGCTGAACCTGGAACGAGAACAGTTGAACCTGCATCCTGGTCCCGACCTCTGGCTAGACGTCGAAGTCTTCTCTCACTATCTGGCGGCCTGCCGAACACACGGCCACCCATCATCCAAAGTCTGCCCGGCCTGTATCGGTCCTCTTGCCGAAGCCGTGTCGCTCTACCGCGATGATTTTCTGGCGGGCTTCAGCCTGCGCGACAGCCCCGATTTCGATGATTGGCAATTTTTTCAGGCCGAAAGTCTGCGCCGCGACCTGGCTGGCGCGCTGGAGCGGCTGGTCTATGGATACAGCGCCCTGGGCCAGTTCGACGCCGCTATCACTACGGGTCGTCGCTGGCTGGCGCTTGATCGCCTGCACGAGCCTGCCCATCGCTATCTAATGCAGTTATACACCTGGGCCGGACAGCGCGCTGCCGCCCTCCACCAGTACCGCGAATGCGTGCAAGTGCTGGAACAAGAACTGGGCGTAGCCCCGCTGGAAGCGACGACCCAACTCTATCAAGCTATTAAAGAGAACCACGCGCCGCCGCCACCGGAGCAATGGCAGACCTCCAGCGCGGCTCCAGAAGACAACGCAGCCAGCGCCAGGAACCCAAAACCAGCCACCGCGACTGGCCTGTCCGTCTCTTCGCCCCCCAACAATACATACTCTGCGAGCGGCTATCCCCTGGTCGGGCGAGCAGCGGAATGGTCCACGCTGACCAGGAGCTACGCCGCCAGCAGCGCCTGCGGCCAACTCATCGTCATCGAAGGGGAAGCAGGCATCGGAAAGACACGCCTGGCTGAAGAATTTCTGGCGTCTGTCCAGAACAAAGGAGCAGCCGTGAGCGCGGCGCGCTGTTATGAAGGCGAAACCCACCTGGCCTATGGCCCTATAGGCGCCGGACTCCGCGCCGCCATTGTCCAGCAGGGGCGCCTCCAGCGACTGGAAGGTCTATCGCCGCTCTGGTTGAGCGAGGCAGCGCGCCTCTTGCCAGAGCTTGGCAGCCTGCGGCCAGACACGCCACCAGCGCCGCCGCTCGATAGCCCTGGCGCGCAAAGCCGCTTCTTCGAGGGACTTAAGCACGTTATCCAGGCGCTGTGCAGCGATGCCCAGCCTGGTCTGCTCTTTCTGGACGACGCGCATTGGGCAGATAGCGCGTCACTCGACCTGCTGACGTATCTCACCAGAAGGCTATACGAAAATCGCTTCAGCCTCATCTTCACCTGGCGCAGCGAACTGGTTCCCCCTGGACACCGCTTGCAACATCTGCTCTCCGAAGCGCAGCGATCAGGCAACGCCACCATTCTCTCATTGGCACGCCTCAGCCAGCCTACCGTCGGCGAGTTGGTGCGATCCGCCACAGCAGGTGACGCGGCGCTGGTAGATCGGCTTTACCAGGAGACCGAAGGGCTACCATTTTTCCTGGTAGAATATCTGGCGGCGTTGGCAAACGGCGTGCTGACCGCCGAAAGCGAAAACTGGTCCTTGCCTGGCGGCGTGCGCGACTTGCTGCGTTCGCGTCTGGTCGCGGTGAGCGAAACTGGATGGCAATTACTCACCGCCGCAGCAGCCATCGGGCGCTCGTTTGATTTCGATACCCTGCGCGAAGCCAGCGGGCGCAGCGAAGAAGAAACCGTCACCGCCCTGGAAGAACTGCTGACACGGCGCTTAGTTCGAGAGGTCCAGGGCGGAGCAGGTGAGCAGGCGCTTATTTATGACTTTAGCCACGAGAAGCTGCGCGAACTGGTCTATGAAGAAACCAGCCTGGCGAGAAGACGGCTGCTTCATCGGCGTATTGCTGAAGCGCTGGTCAGCCGGACACGCGGGGTGCGCGAAAGCAGCGCCCTGACCGGGCAGATTGCCCGTCATTATCGCCTGGCCGGGACCGAAAGCGCCGCCGCCGAATATTTCAGGCTGGCAGGCGAACGCGCCCGTAACCTCTACGCCAACACCGAGAGCCTGGAACACTTCCAGACGGCGCTGGCGCTGGGGTACCCTGAGCCTGCCGCGCTGCACGTATCCATTGGTGACTTGCACACCTTATTAGGAGAATACAGCGCGGCGCTGCGAAGCTACGAAACAGCGGCGGCGCTCGCTGAGCCAGGCGCTCTGGCAGGTATCGAACACAAATTAGGCGCTGTCTACGAGCGGCGCGGCGATTGGGAACTGGCCGAAAGTCATTTCGAGGCGGCGCTAGCCGCCCTTGGCGAAACCGGCGCTACAGAGACACGTTCCAGCGTCTACGCTGACTGGAGCCGTACCGCCCATCATCGCGGAGAAACAAGTCGGGCGCTCGAGCTGGCCCGCCAGGCACTCGATCTGGCCGAAGTAGCGCAGGAGAGGCGGGCGCTGGCCCAGGCACACAATATCCTGGGCATCCTCACCAGCAGCCAGGGCGATCTAATCCAGGCACAGCGCCATCTGGAAGAAAGCCTCGCCTTGGCAGAGCAGTTGAACGACCAGAGCGCCCGCGTGGCCGCGCTCAATAATCTGGCGCTGGTCTGCCGAACCAGCGGCGCGATTGACCGGGCGATAGAACTGACCAAAACGGCCCTGGCGCTCTGTGCCGCGCAGGGAGATCGTCACCGCGAGGCCGCCTTGCACAACAACCTGGCCGATCTCCTGCATAGCTCAGGCCGAACCGAGGATGCCATGCCCCATCTGAAGCAGGCGGTGAGCCTCTACGCTGAAATCGATCTGGAGGCAGGCGCCCTTCAGCCTGAAATCTGGAAATTAACCGAGTGGTGA
- a CDS encoding potassium channel family protein codes for MAVFAAMCAVLLILAVLWDAFETVILPRRVTRRLRVTVLVYRLTWQPYLAAVKRMRQSSRRETFLSFYGPLTLLLLLGAWAASLILGFALLQWACGSHLITPDGSSGFGTDVYMSGTTFFTLGLGDVAPSTPLERVVTVVEAGTGFFILALVISYLPILYQAFSRREVNITLLDARAGSPPSAVELLRRYGQGENLQGLGPLLQNWETWAAELMESHLSYPSLGYFRSQHEHQSWVAGLATILDVCALVMVGIDGVPLQSARLTFAMARHAAVDLSQIFDTKPLMNASGNLRPIDMVTLRAALAEAGVRMRDGEEANHKFEKLRGMYEPYVKALGDRLMMPLPPWLPSENAVDDWQTSVWQHTSALPV; via the coding sequence ATGGCCGTTTTTGCCGCCATGTGCGCCGTACTCCTGATCCTGGCTGTTCTCTGGGATGCCTTTGAGACCGTCATTCTGCCGCGCCGTGTGACCCGGCGGCTGCGGGTGACGGTGCTGGTCTATCGTCTTACGTGGCAGCCGTACCTGGCGGCGGTGAAACGGATGCGCCAGAGCAGCAGGCGAGAAACGTTTCTTAGTTTTTACGGGCCGCTTACGTTGTTGCTGCTGCTGGGGGCCTGGGCGGCTTCGTTAATCCTGGGGTTTGCGCTGCTGCAATGGGCCTGTGGCTCGCACCTCATTACCCCTGATGGCTCCTCCGGCTTTGGCACGGATGTGTATATGAGCGGCACGACCTTCTTTACGCTGGGGCTGGGCGACGTTGCGCCAAGCACGCCTCTGGAGCGCGTGGTGACGGTGGTGGAAGCAGGAACGGGCTTTTTTATCCTGGCGCTGGTGATCAGTTATCTGCCGATTCTCTATCAGGCGTTTTCGCGGCGCGAGGTGAATATTACACTGCTGGACGCGCGCGCCGGTTCGCCTCCCAGCGCGGTGGAACTGCTGCGCCGCTACGGCCAGGGCGAGAATCTGCAAGGGCTTGGCCCACTGCTGCAAAATTGGGAAACCTGGGCAGCGGAGTTGATGGAAAGCCATCTCTCGTATCCGTCGCTGGGCTATTTCCGTTCCCAGCACGAACACCAATCCTGGGTAGCGGGGTTGGCGACCATTCTGGATGTCTGCGCGCTGGTGATGGTTGGCATTGACGGCGTTCCGCTCCAGTCGGCGCGGCTGACGTTTGCGATGGCGCGCCATGCTGCCGTTGATCTGAGCCAGATTTTCGATACAAAGCCTCTCATGAACGCTTCGGGGAACCTGCGCCCAATTGATATGGTCACGCTGCGAGCGGCGCTGGCCGAAGCTGGCGTGCGGATGCGTGATGGCGAAGAGGCCAACCATAAGTTCGAGAAGCTGCGCGGCATGTACGAGCCGTATGTAAAGGCGCTTGGGGATCGCCTGATGATGCCCTTGCCGCCCTGGCTGCCTTCCGAAAATGCGGTGGATGATTGGCAAACGAGCGTCTGGCAGCATACCAGCGCCTTGCCAGTCTAG
- a CDS encoding xanthine dehydrogenase family protein molybdopterin-binding subunit, translating to MSNTQLPAGLERRREDYRLITGQGHYVDDVRPPEGRPAALHMAVARSPYAHARVKYIRLDAARALPGVVAAYDGAELVQGMRSLDAMMMPNLKRPERRPLAIGHVRYVGDPVAVVLAENRYIAEDALNLLEIDYEPLPAVADPEAALASDAPLLYEEFGSNVAAIVPAGGGDIEAAFHQADHIFRLRLVNQRLAPSSLEARACMIDFDTASGSLSAWLSCQSIFRARETFASFLGIERSHIQIHNAEVGGGFGAKTTFLGEEILAASLAVRFGRPVKWIEGRRENLQAQAQGRGQINYIEAACRKDGRLLGLKVRTIGDLGGFLFGMGAMIPNGTIYLLSGPYQIQAVEGRIASVFTNKAPTAPYRGAGRPEAAYILERTMDRIAHELGLDPVEVRRRNFIASDTFPYRTVTGLQYESGNYQAGLDRLVELADYEQWRAKQRERREAGSSLLLGLGLSTFIESAGGAMSAPGMPQEAATVRIRRDGTILVQSGVAHNGQGHFTAFAQIAAEVFHLPGSQIEVQMNEGALPAFSIGTFGSRVTLTGGSAVLLAAEAAREKALHVAAQVLEAAPADLLLEDGRVQVRGVPTRAVTLGELARLVEEQPDLIEHEPPNPANRQPIEGLAAWRDFSPPDSTYASGAHLAVVEVDTDTGEVDLLRYIAVDDCGRILNHYLVEAQIHGSLAQGIGQALYEEVVYDEQGQLLTGTLMDYALPDARQLPAFVTDLLETPSPRNPLGVKGIGEGGTIAAPPAVVNAVLDALAPLGIKSIDMPLRPEKIWALIQAARNGTLEQPDPVAPAIFNHAGEAQQGDVPDFE from the coding sequence ATGAGCAACACACAATTACCGGCTGGGCTGGAGCGCCGTAGAGAAGACTATCGGCTGATTACCGGCCAGGGTCACTACGTAGATGATGTAAGGCCGCCTGAAGGGCGGCCCGCTGCTTTGCATATGGCAGTGGCGCGCAGCCCGTATGCGCACGCCAGGGTGAAGTATATCCGACTGGATGCAGCGCGGGCGCTGCCGGGAGTTGTGGCCGCGTATGATGGCGCGGAACTGGTCCAGGGGATGCGCAGCCTTGATGCTATGATGATGCCCAATCTCAAAAGGCCAGAGCGCCGTCCGCTGGCAATAGGGCATGTGCGCTATGTAGGCGATCCGGTGGCGGTAGTGCTGGCTGAAAACCGCTATATTGCCGAGGACGCGCTTAATCTGCTGGAGATTGATTACGAGCCGCTGCCTGCGGTAGCTGATCCAGAAGCGGCGCTGGCCTCGGATGCGCCGCTGCTGTACGAGGAGTTTGGCTCGAACGTGGCTGCTATCGTCCCGGCTGGTGGCGGCGATATTGAAGCGGCTTTTCACCAGGCCGATCATATCTTTCGTCTGCGCCTGGTGAACCAGCGGCTGGCTCCCAGTTCTCTTGAAGCGCGCGCCTGCATGATTGACTTTGATACAGCGAGTGGTAGTCTCTCCGCCTGGCTCTCATGCCAATCAATATTCCGGGCGCGAGAAACGTTTGCCAGCTTCCTGGGCATTGAGCGTAGCCATATCCAGATTCACAACGCGGAGGTCGGCGGCGGCTTTGGCGCAAAGACGACCTTCCTTGGCGAAGAGATTCTGGCGGCATCGCTGGCGGTCAGGTTCGGTCGGCCTGTCAAATGGATTGAGGGACGCCGCGAGAACTTGCAGGCACAGGCGCAGGGGCGCGGCCAGATCAACTATATTGAGGCGGCGTGCCGAAAGGACGGGCGCTTGCTTGGCCTGAAGGTGCGCACGATTGGCGATCTGGGAGGGTTTCTGTTTGGCATGGGGGCGATGATCCCCAATGGCACCATCTACCTGCTTAGCGGTCCCTATCAGATTCAGGCGGTGGAGGGTAGAATAGCGAGCGTCTTTACTAATAAAGCGCCGACGGCACCGTATCGGGGCGCGGGTCGGCCAGAAGCGGCCTATATTTTGGAGCGAACGATGGATCGCATCGCGCATGAGTTGGGCCTTGATCCCGTTGAGGTGCGCCGCCGGAACTTCATCGCCTCGGATACATTTCCGTATCGGACTGTGACGGGCCTGCAATATGAAAGCGGCAATTATCAGGCGGGGCTTGACCGCCTGGTTGAGCTTGCCGACTACGAGCAGTGGCGTGCAAAACAGCGGGAGCGCCGCGAGGCGGGAAGCTCCTTGTTGTTGGGCCTGGGCCTTTCTACCTTTATTGAAAGTGCTGGCGGCGCTATGAGCGCGCCTGGCATGCCGCAGGAAGCCGCGACGGTGCGGATTCGCCGCGATGGGACCATTCTGGTACAGAGTGGTGTAGCACATAACGGCCAGGGGCATTTCACGGCGTTTGCTCAGATCGCGGCAGAGGTCTTCCATCTGCCTGGCTCGCAGATAGAAGTGCAGATGAATGAGGGCGCGCTGCCAGCTTTCAGCATTGGCACGTTTGGAAGCCGCGTGACACTAACCGGCGGCTCTGCTGTGCTGCTGGCCGCCGAGGCAGCACGCGAGAAGGCGCTGCATGTCGCCGCGCAGGTATTGGAGGCTGCCCCAGCCGATCTGCTGTTGGAGGACGGGCGCGTTCAGGTGCGCGGCGTCCCGACACGCGCTGTGACACTAGGCGAGCTTGCCCGCCTGGTTGAAGAACAGCCTGATCTCATCGAGCATGAGCCGCCCAATCCCGCAAATCGCCAGCCGATTGAAGGGCTGGCGGCCTGGCGTGATTTTAGCCCGCCAGACTCTACCTACGCTTCCGGCGCGCACCTGGCGGTAGTTGAGGTGGACACTGATACCGGAGAGGTAGACCTGTTGCGCTATATAGCCGTTGATGATTGCGGACGGATATTGAATCACTATCTGGTCGAAGCGCAGATACACGGGTCGCTGGCACAGGGCATCGGGCAGGCGCTCTATGAAGAAGTGGTCTATGATGAGCAAGGGCAACTGCTCACAGGTACCTTGATGGATTACGCGCTGCCAGACGCCAGACAACTCCCGGCGTTTGTGACCGATCTGCTGGAGACGCCCTCGCCCCGCAATCCGCTGGGCGTGAAGGGCATCGGCGAAGGCGGCACTATCGCTGCGCCGCCTGCCGTGGTCAACGCTGTGCTGGATGCGCTCGCGCCGCTTGGCATCAAAAGCATTGATATGCCGCTGAGGCCGGAGAAAATCTGGGCGCTGATTCAGGCAGCGCGAAATGGCACGCTGGAGCAGCCTGATCCTGTCGCGCCTGCCATTTTCAACCACGCCGGTGAAGCGCAGCAGGGAGACGTACCCGATTTTGAGTAG
- a CDS encoding TetR/AcrR family transcriptional regulator, producing the protein MSKGEQTHQMILERAAQVFSRQGYFGSSLSDLMRETGLEKGGIYNHFRSKDDLALEAFDYSIALVWRQVERELVGKTNAVDRLVAMLTGYRSLIENPLLPGGCPLLNTAVESDDAHPALRSRAQEAMSRWRKWIRRHVERGIAAHEVRPEVDGELLATILITTVEGAVMMSKLYGDTIHLQRAIDYLIGYLQVNVRA; encoded by the coding sequence ATGAGTAAAGGCGAACAAACCCATCAGATGATTCTGGAACGCGCCGCGCAGGTCTTCAGCCGTCAGGGCTATTTTGGCTCCTCGCTCTCCGATCTGATGCGCGAGACCGGGTTGGAAAAAGGCGGCATCTACAACCACTTTCGCAGCAAAGACGATCTGGCGCTGGAAGCGTTCGATTACTCTATCGCCCTTGTCTGGCGGCAAGTAGAGCGGGAACTGGTTGGCAAAACAAACGCCGTTGATCGGCTCGTGGCAATGCTCACCGGCTACCGCAGCCTTATCGAAAACCCGCTCTTACCAGGAGGCTGCCCGCTTCTCAATACCGCCGTCGAATCCGACGACGCGCACCCGGCGCTGCGCAGCCGCGCCCAGGAAGCGATGAGCCGCTGGCGCAAATGGATTCGGCGTCACGTCGAACGAGGCATCGCCGCCCATGAGGTTCGCCCGGAAGTTGATGGCGAACTGCTGGCAACCATCCTCATCACCACTGTCGAGGGCGCAGTAATGATGAGTAAGCTGTACGGAGATACCATCCACTTGCAGCGGGCCATTGACTACCTCATCGGGTATCTCCAGGTGAATGTTCGGGCGTGA
- a CDS encoding PaaI family thioesterase has translation MSDIETSARTRTITWEDPMPTAQIGRAMSGLDYLRAMQSGEVPPAPIAVLLGMSFVEVEEGRVVFAAQPAEYHYNPIGVVHGGLAATLLDSALGCAVHSALPAGTGYTTLEIKVNFVRPITRDTGEIRCEGKIIYQGGRIATAEGRITDAEGKLYAHGTTTCIIFRP, from the coding sequence ATGAGCGACATCGAGACATCTGCCCGCACCCGGACCATTACCTGGGAAGACCCCATGCCCACAGCGCAAATTGGCCGCGCAATGAGCGGCTTAGACTATCTGCGCGCTATGCAGTCTGGCGAAGTTCCGCCTGCGCCCATTGCTGTGCTGCTGGGTATGTCCTTCGTTGAAGTGGAAGAAGGGCGCGTCGTCTTTGCCGCGCAGCCAGCAGAGTATCACTATAACCCGATTGGTGTCGTGCATGGCGGGCTGGCCGCCACTCTGCTCGATTCGGCGCTCGGCTGCGCCGTCCATTCCGCACTGCCTGCTGGCACAGGCTATACAACACTGGAGATCAAGGTCAACTTCGTTCGCCCCATCACCCGCGATACTGGCGAGATACGCTGCGAGGGGAAGATCATCTATCAGGGAGGCCGCATCGCTACGGCTGAGGGCAGAATCACCGATGCGGAAGGCAAACTCTACGCGCATGGTACCACCACCTGCATTATCTTCCGGCCCTGA
- a CDS encoding GNAT family N-acetyltransferase — protein MASLAIPAENSQRVGLPAIVVLRDGSSILIRAAILTDGERLQRMFYRLSPTTIYRWCFLPVPSLPRWAQTLANIANVDYQNQYAMVASYAGEIIGIARYDRNPASQEAEFGIVIEDVWQRRGLGKLLFGRLIAEARRHQVVTFTAMILGENRPALRLVSSLFDKLTIHWHSGECQVSASMDTFKPDAHTACAISWDYLRSFG, from the coding sequence ATGGCATCTCTCGCTATACCAGCAGAAAACAGCCAGAGGGTCGGCCTACCAGCAATCGTTGTCTTGCGCGATGGCTCATCTATACTGATTCGGGCCGCCATCTTGACTGATGGCGAGCGACTTCAACGGATGTTCTATCGGCTTTCGCCAACCACCATTTACCGCTGGTGCTTCCTACCTGTGCCCAGCCTGCCACGCTGGGCACAGACCTTAGCCAATATCGCCAACGTTGATTACCAGAACCAGTACGCGATGGTTGCCAGCTATGCGGGCGAAATCATTGGCATCGCCCGCTATGACCGGAACCCTGCCAGCCAGGAGGCCGAGTTTGGTATTGTGATCGAAGACGTCTGGCAGCGGCGCGGCCTTGGCAAGCTGCTCTTCGGCAGGCTGATCGCAGAGGCCAGACGCCATCAGGTCGTTACCTTCACCGCTATGATCCTTGGAGAGAACCGGCCTGCCCTTCGCCTGGTATCCTCTCTTTTCGATAAACTCACCATCCACTGGCACAGCGGCGAATGCCAGGTCTCTGCCAGTATGGATACATTCAAGCCAGACGCCCACACCGCCTGTGCGATCTCTTGGGACTATCTAAGGAGTTTTGGATGA